One part of the Lycium ferocissimum isolate CSIRO_LF1 chromosome 8, AGI_CSIRO_Lferr_CH_V1, whole genome shotgun sequence genome encodes these proteins:
- the LOC132068391 gene encoding abscisic acid receptor PYL4-like gives MTSTLQHHRINHHNTTTTLSGNFHKQQHNISVPNNNNNNQCCSTIVQSISASIDTVWSIIRRFDTPQTYKHFLKSCHVIVGDGKNPGSLREVHVISGLPAASSIERLEILDDEKHVMSISIVGGEHRLSNYRSVTTLHRTVEEDGGDGEGTVVVESYVVDVPHGNTKEETCVFVDTIVRCNLQSLAQIAENLEKTKYTTTTSNARTFTSKGRRG, from the coding sequence ATGACTTCCACACTTCAACACCACCGTATCAACCACCATAACACCACCACCACACTCTCCGGAAACTTccacaaacaacaacataatatcTCTGtccccaacaacaacaacaacaaccaatgtTGTTCCACCATAGTACAATCCATATCCGCCTCCATCGATACCGTATGGTCCATTATCCGCCGATTCGACACCCCGCAAACCTACAAGCACTTCCTCAAGAGCTGCCACGTCATCGTCGGGGACGGAAAAAACCCCGGTTCACTGAGGGAAGTTCATGTCATCTCCGGTCTTCCAGCGGCTTCGAGCATCGAAAGGCTTGAAATTCTAGACGATGAGAAGCATGTTATGAGTATTAGTATTGTCGGTGGGGAGCACCGGTTGAGTAATTATCGGTCGGTGACGACGCTTCATCGGACGGTGGAGGAGGATGGTGGTGATGGTGAAGGGACGGTGGTTGTGGAATCTTACGTTGTGGATGTACCGCATGGGAATACTAAGGAAGAAACGTGTGTTTTTGTTGATACTATTGTACGTTGCAATTTGCAATCTTTAGCGCAAATAGCGGAGAATTTGGAGAAAACTaagtatacaacaacaacaagtaatgCCCGTACTTTTACAAGTAAGGGCCGAAGAGGGTAG
- the LOC132068392 gene encoding abscisic acid receptor PYL4-like, translating to MTSTLQLHRINHHNTTTTLSKNFHKQQQQHPTWPIPDNLFHYHNHAVGPTNNNQCCSTIVQSISTSIDTVWSIISRFDTPQTYKHFLKSCHVILGDGKKTGSLREVHVISGLPAATSIERLEILDDEKHVMSISIVGGEHRLSNYRSVTTLHRTVEEDGGDGEGTEVVESYVVDVPHGNTKEETCVFVDTIVRCNLQSLAQLAENLEKTKYTTTVRYLCN from the coding sequence ATGACTTCCACACTTCAACTCCACCGCATCAACCACCATAACACCACCACCACACTCTCCAAAAACTtccacaaacaacaacaacaacatcccaCATGGCCAATCCCCGACAACCTCTTCCATTACCACAACCATGCTGTGGGTcccaccaacaacaaccaatgtTGTTCCACCATAGTACAATCCATATCCACCTCCATCGACACTGTATGGTCCATTATCAGCCGATTCGACACCCCGCAAACCTACAAGCACTTCCTCAAGAGCTGCCACGTCATCCTCGGAGACGGGAAAAAAACCGGTTCCCTGAGGGAAGTCCACGTCATCTCCGGTCTCCCAGCGGCTACGAGCATCGAAAGGCTCGAAATTCTAGACGATGAGAAGCATGTTATGAGTATTAGTATTGTCGGTGGGGAGCACCGGTTGAGTAATTATCGGTCTGTGACGACGCTTCATCGGACGGTGGAGGAGGATGGTGGTGATGGTGAAGGGACGGAGGTGGTGGAATCTTATGTTGTGGATGTTCCACATGGGAATACTAAGGAAGAAACGTGTGTGTTTGTTGATACGATTGTACGTTGCAATTTGCAATCTTTAGCGCAACTAGCGGAGAATTTGGAGAAAACTAAGTATACAACAACTGTGAGATACTTGTGCAATTAG